In Dehalococcoidia bacterium, a single genomic region encodes these proteins:
- a CDS encoding SLBB domain-containing protein produces MTTYATLAQEARAHWAALHERPWIRVGTAICGKAAGAQEVLHALRRAVERRGIPATVTPVGCIGLCFAEPLVDIQKPGRPRIFYQKVTPHLAATLVEDYLLQDNPRPDLALGTLGGRVEGIAPLEEHPAWKPQVRIATRNCGTVEPANLAHYIANGGYQGLAKALTEMKPAQVIEEVTKSGLRGRGGAAFSTGAKWNFLARAPGPVKYILVNCEEGDPGAFNDKGILESDPFTLIEGCTIAGYATGATKGYVFIRHGHEGPITFTRKAIQEAYKAGLLGKNILGSAFSFDMEVALTGESYVSGEETALMEAIEGKRAMPRSRPPFPAQVGLWGKPSNINNVKTLSYVPEVVARGGAWFASIGTEKSKGTAIVCLSGQVARPGWYEVPFGLTLRRVVEDIGGGTGTGRPVKLLQTGGPLGGVLGAERLDIALDFDGMAQAGAIFGSGGIIVADTATCAVDLVRNLVAFCQFESCGKCFPCRLGFTHMLEVLDRIAAGQGRPSDLEAMRTIGQAMSLGSLCGHGQLGFNPVHSALRFCAEDFRIHLEERRCPTGACEPRLSLPKRTRPEPVGGWYARHSYAHH; encoded by the coding sequence ATGACCACCTACGCCACCCTGGCCCAAGAGGCCCGCGCCCACTGGGCTGCCCTACACGAACGCCCTTGGATTCGGGTGGGCACCGCCATCTGTGGGAAGGCGGCGGGTGCCCAAGAGGTGCTCCACGCCCTACGGCGCGCTGTGGAGCGCCGGGGCATCCCCGCCACCGTGACCCCTGTGGGGTGCATCGGGTTGTGCTTCGCCGAGCCGTTGGTAGACATCCAAAAGCCCGGCCGCCCCCGCATCTTCTACCAGAAGGTTACCCCCCACCTGGCCGCAACCCTGGTGGAGGACTACCTGCTGCAGGACAACCCCCGCCCCGACCTGGCCCTGGGCACTCTGGGGGGACGGGTAGAGGGCATCGCCCCCCTGGAGGAGCACCCCGCCTGGAAACCCCAGGTGCGCATCGCCACCCGCAACTGTGGCACGGTGGAGCCTGCCAACCTGGCCCACTACATCGCCAACGGGGGCTACCAGGGCCTGGCCAAAGCCCTGACCGAGATGAAACCCGCCCAGGTGATTGAGGAGGTTACCAAGTCGGGCCTACGGGGACGGGGCGGCGCCGCCTTCTCCACCGGCGCCAAGTGGAACTTCCTGGCCCGCGCCCCCGGCCCCGTCAAGTACATCCTGGTCAACTGCGAGGAGGGCGACCCGGGCGCCTTCAACGATAAGGGTATCCTGGAGAGCGACCCGTTCACCCTCATTGAGGGGTGCACCATCGCCGGCTACGCCACCGGCGCCACGAAGGGCTATGTGTTCATCCGCCACGGGCACGAAGGCCCTATCACTTTCACCCGCAAGGCCATCCAGGAGGCCTACAAGGCGGGCCTGCTGGGCAAAAACATCCTGGGGAGTGCCTTCTCCTTTGATATGGAGGTGGCCCTCACCGGAGAATCCTATGTATCGGGCGAGGAGACGGCCCTGATGGAGGCCATTGAGGGGAAGCGGGCTATGCCCCGCTCCCGTCCCCCCTTCCCTGCCCAAGTGGGCCTCTGGGGCAAGCCCAGCAACATCAACAATGTCAAGACCCTCTCTTATGTGCCCGAGGTTGTGGCGCGGGGCGGGGCCTGGTTCGCCTCCATCGGCACCGAGAAGAGCAAAGGCACGGCCATCGTTTGCCTTTCGGGGCAGGTCGCCCGTCCCGGCTGGTATGAGGTGCCTTTCGGCCTAACCCTGCGCCGAGTGGTGGAGGACATCGGCGGGGGCACCGGCACCGGACGCCCCGTCAAACTCCTGCAAACAGGGGGGCCGCTGGGCGGCGTGCTGGGTGCCGAACGCCTGGACATCGCCCTGGACTTTGACGGCATGGCCCAGGCGGGGGCCATCTTCGGCTCGGGGGGCATCATCGTCGCCGATACTGCCACCTGCGCCGTAGACCTGGTGCGCAACCTGGTGGCCTTCTGCCAGTTTGAGTCGTGTGGCAAGTGTTTCCCCTGCCGCTTGGGGTTCACCCATATGCTGGAGGTGCTGGACCGCATCGCTGCCGGCCAGGGGCGCCCCAGCGACCTGGAGGCTATGCGCACCATCGGCCAAGCTATGAGCCTGGGTTCCCTGTGTGGGCACGGGCAGTTGGGCTTCAACCCAGTGCACTCGGCCCTGCGCTTCTGCGCCGAGGACTTCCGCATCCACTTGGAAGAGCGGCGCTGTCCCACAGGGGCGTGTGAGCCGCGCCTTTCCCTCCCCAAGCGGACGCGTCCCGAACCTGTAGGGGGGTGGTATGCCCGACACTCTTACGCTCACCATTGA
- a CDS encoding molybdopterin-dependent oxidoreductase, whose amino-acid sequence MPDTLTLTIDGKQVTARPGQTILQVALDNGIYIPYLCYFPGMKPWGACRMCVVEVEGGRGTPASCTTPVADKMVVKTNSPLLQSLRQGILELLLSEHPHGCLTCHRIELCGPTDVCLRHIRVTDRCVVCPKNERCELKDTVRFVGVPMETPLPYNYRNLPIEVRDPFYDRDYNLCIVCARCVRACEELRGDNAICMVERSGTALVGTSRGTSLLESGCEFCGACIDVCPVGALVERAWKWEKAVSTTFTTCPNCPVGCQMKVEVDRKGRLIRAIGDWNAFNGGMLCYKGKFGLEFVNAPSALRTPLMRQDGHLREASWEEALDYTAQRLAGYKGSYAVLLGLRATTEDAYLAQKFARLVMASNAIDAAYPTRPFLRTPLEEALGAYAATGSLSALKDARAVLVVNSNITEEHNVAAVPIKRAKKAGTAQVVVLDPREVELTRYADLWLRPFPGTEHLVVGALVRLLLEEGLAPKDGANLEGLDALRQSLQAFAPDAVALRSGVPLDALRKAVRLLGGVRPLAILYSLDNLPPAHGEAVARALVNLALLTGNEGWLFPLPPGTNLQGLLDVGAVAGYLPGHARLGDATARQRLAQMWGAEVPSAPAVDFPGILAGIASKRVRAVQIVGNSPALDTPAVNALAAAEFIVVHDHLLSPLARVADVVFPSATFAQRDGSYTSLERRVQRVRGAVPLRGQERPDWWVFSALAQRMGGAGFAFGSWEEVWREMASAVPAYADLGPGRLGGVWPLTPQRTRLLPLPALDPADVRTPEFPLALAVGRVLLQEGREMHIVRRGRLNTIQRDEVVEVHPADAQRLGLSDGAMVDVVTPQGRQRARVQTSGTVPGMVSITGLFGQLAVQLASSEAPDPMLAVPGLSVLPARLEPVA is encoded by the coding sequence ATGCCCGACACTCTTACGCTCACCATTGACGGGAAGCAGGTTACCGCCCGCCCCGGCCAGACCATCCTGCAAGTGGCCCTGGACAACGGCATCTACATCCCCTACCTGTGCTACTTCCCGGGGATGAAGCCGTGGGGGGCGTGTCGGATGTGCGTGGTGGAGGTGGAGGGGGGGCGGGGCACCCCCGCCTCCTGCACCACACCCGTGGCCGATAAGATGGTGGTGAAGACCAATAGCCCCCTCCTGCAATCCCTGCGCCAGGGGATTCTGGAACTGCTCCTCTCGGAACATCCCCACGGGTGCCTCACCTGCCACCGCATTGAACTGTGCGGCCCCACCGATGTCTGTTTGCGCCACATCCGTGTTACCGACCGCTGTGTGGTATGCCCCAAGAACGAGCGGTGCGAACTGAAGGACACGGTGCGCTTTGTGGGCGTCCCGATGGAGACGCCCCTCCCCTACAACTACCGCAACCTCCCCATTGAGGTGCGGGATCCCTTCTACGACCGGGACTACAACCTGTGCATCGTGTGCGCCCGATGCGTGCGGGCGTGCGAGGAACTGCGGGGCGACAACGCCATCTGCATGGTGGAGCGGTCGGGCACGGCCCTGGTGGGCACCTCCCGGGGCACCTCCCTTCTGGAGTCGGGGTGCGAGTTCTGCGGAGCGTGCATTGATGTGTGCCCTGTGGGTGCCCTCGTGGAGCGGGCGTGGAAGTGGGAGAAGGCGGTCTCCACCACTTTCACCACCTGCCCCAACTGCCCCGTAGGGTGCCAGATGAAGGTGGAGGTGGACCGCAAGGGACGCCTCATCCGCGCCATCGGGGATTGGAACGCCTTCAACGGGGGGATGCTCTGCTACAAGGGGAAGTTCGGCCTGGAGTTTGTGAACGCTCCCAGCGCCCTGCGCACCCCCCTTATGCGGCAGGACGGCCACCTGCGGGAGGCGTCCTGGGAGGAGGCGCTGGACTACACCGCCCAGCGCCTGGCGGGGTATAAAGGCTCCTATGCGGTGCTCCTGGGTCTGCGGGCCACCACCGAGGATGCCTACCTGGCCCAGAAGTTCGCCCGCCTGGTGATGGCATCCAACGCCATTGACGCCGCCTACCCCACCCGCCCCTTCCTGCGCACCCCCCTGGAGGAGGCCCTGGGGGCCTACGCCGCCACGGGGAGCCTCTCAGCTCTGAAAGACGCCCGCGCCGTGCTCGTGGTGAACAGCAACATCACCGAGGAGCACAATGTGGCGGCGGTGCCCATCAAGCGGGCCAAGAAGGCGGGCACCGCCCAGGTGGTGGTGCTCGACCCCCGCGAAGTGGAACTGACCCGCTATGCCGACCTTTGGCTTCGCCCCTTCCCCGGGACCGAGCACCTGGTGGTGGGTGCCCTGGTGCGCCTGCTCCTGGAGGAGGGCTTGGCCCCCAAGGACGGGGCGAACCTGGAGGGCTTGGACGCCTTGCGCCAGAGCCTGCAGGCCTTCGCCCCCGATGCGGTTGCCCTGCGCTCGGGCGTGCCCCTGGATGCCCTGCGGAAGGCGGTGCGCCTGCTGGGCGGGGTGCGTCCCCTTGCCATCCTTTACAGCCTGGACAACCTGCCCCCCGCCCATGGGGAGGCGGTCGCCCGCGCCCTAGTGAACCTGGCCCTCCTCACGGGCAACGAGGGGTGGCTCTTCCCCTTGCCCCCGGGCACCAACCTGCAGGGCTTGCTGGATGTGGGGGCCGTGGCGGGCTACCTGCCGGGCCACGCCCGCCTGGGAGACGCCACGGCGCGCCAGCGCCTGGCCCAGATGTGGGGGGCCGAGGTGCCCTCGGCTCCCGCAGTGGACTTCCCAGGCATCCTGGCGGGAATCGCCAGCAAGCGGGTGCGGGCCGTGCAGATCGTGGGCAACAGCCCCGCCCTGGATACGCCCGCCGTCAACGCCTTGGCCGCGGCCGAGTTTATCGTCGTGCACGACCACCTGCTATCGCCTTTGGCGCGGGTGGCGGATGTGGTCTTCCCCTCGGCTACCTTCGCCCAGCGGGACGGCTCCTACACCAGCCTGGAGCGGCGGGTGCAACGGGTGCGGGGGGCGGTGCCCCTGCGGGGCCAGGAGCGCCCCGATTGGTGGGTCTTCAGTGCCTTGGCCCAACGGATGGGGGGGGCGGGCTTCGCCTTCGGCTCGTGGGAGGAGGTGTGGCGGGAGATGGCAAGTGCAGTGCCCGCCTATGCCGACCTGGGGCCGGGGCGGTTGGGCGGGGTATGGCCCCTGACGCCCCAGCGCACGCGCCTGTTACCCCTGCCGGCGCTCGACCCCGCCGATGTGCGCACCCCCGAGTTCCCCCTGGCCCTGGCAGTCGGGCGGGTGCTCCTGCAGGAGGGGCGGGAGATGCACATTGTCCGCCGCGGACGCCTGAACACCATCCAGAGGGACGAGGTGGTGGAGGTGCACCCCGCCGATGCCCAACGCCTGGGCCTATCTGATGGGGCCATGGTGGATGTGGTAACCCCCCAGGGGCGGCAGAGGGCGCGGGTGCAGACCTCGGGGACGGTCCCAGGGATGGTGAGCATCACCGGCCTGTTCGGGCAGTTGGCGGTGCAGTTGGCCTCCTCCGAAGCCCCCGATCCCATGCTGGCGGTGCCGGGGCTGTCGGTGCTCCCCGCCCGCTTGGAGCCGGTGGCGTAG